A single region of the Mycobacterium lentiflavum genome encodes:
- the mshB gene encoding N-acetyl-1-D-myo-inositol-2-amino-2-deoxy-alpha-D-glucopyranoside deacetylase — MPETPRLLFVHAHPDDESLSNGATIAYYAAHGAEVSVVTCTLGEEGEVIGERWAELAVDRADQLGGYRIGELTAALQALGIGAPIYLGGAGRWRDSGMAGTEKRRRERFIDADEREAVGALVEVIRRLRPHVVVTYDPNGGYGHPDHIRAHTVTTAAVAAAAGDGYPGEPWEVPKFYWTVLAVDAFLAGWDALGPADFLPGWVKPPQEEFDFGYSDDAIDAVVATPPDALAAKVAALAAHATQVVVGPTGRACALSNNMALPILGEEHYVLVAGAAGDRDERGWETDLLAGLNLDGSATR, encoded by the coding sequence ATGCCTGAGACTCCGCGGCTGTTGTTCGTCCACGCCCATCCCGACGACGAGAGCCTGAGCAACGGCGCCACGATCGCGTATTACGCCGCGCACGGCGCCGAGGTGAGCGTCGTGACCTGCACGCTGGGCGAGGAGGGCGAGGTCATCGGGGAACGCTGGGCCGAGCTCGCGGTCGATCGTGCCGACCAACTCGGCGGCTACCGAATCGGCGAACTCACCGCGGCATTGCAGGCACTTGGTATCGGTGCACCTATCTATCTCGGCGGCGCGGGACGCTGGCGCGACTCCGGCATGGCGGGCACCGAGAAGCGGCGCCGCGAGCGCTTCATCGACGCCGACGAACGCGAGGCCGTCGGGGCGCTGGTCGAGGTCATTCGCCGGCTGCGCCCGCACGTCGTCGTCACCTATGACCCCAACGGCGGATACGGGCATCCCGACCACATTCGGGCCCACACCGTTACGACGGCCGCGGTGGCAGCGGCCGCCGGCGACGGTTACCCCGGCGAGCCCTGGGAAGTGCCAAAGTTCTACTGGACGGTGCTGGCCGTCGATGCGTTCCTGGCCGGCTGGGACGCCCTGGGTCCCGCCGATTTCCTGCCCGGCTGGGTGAAACCGCCCCAAGAGGAATTCGACTTCGGATACTCCGACGACGCGATCGACGCCGTCGTGGCGACGCCGCCGGATGCGTTGGCCGCCAAGGTCGCAGCACTCGCCGCGCACGCCACGCAGGTGGTCGTCGGCCCGACCGGACGGGCCTGTGCCCTGTCGAACAACATGGCGCTGCCGATCCTCGGCGAGGAGCACTACGTCCTGGTCGCCGGTGCCGCCGGGGACCGCGACGAGCGTGGCTGGGAGACCGATCTGCTCGCTGGACTGAACCTCGACGGATCCGCGACGCGGTAG
- a CDS encoding TetR/AcrR family transcriptional regulator, with protein MPQATEIAPTGVRSRRRGEVLERALYEATLAELAQVGYGGLTMEGIAARAQTGKAALYRRWCSKHDLVHAALVFALPPVPEPRSGRSPRDALLTLFTSHRDVLAGKTAFPGLDTVHQLLHEPEMRAIFADAVVCPRLQIVESILQTAIDAGELDPATVTPLTARVGPALINHHFLLTGVPPNRRELALIVDTVIPPRASASPAST; from the coding sequence ATGCCGCAAGCCACCGAGATAGCGCCGACGGGCGTCCGCAGCCGCCGCCGCGGTGAGGTGCTCGAGCGTGCGCTCTATGAGGCCACGCTGGCGGAGTTGGCGCAGGTCGGATACGGCGGGCTGACGATGGAAGGAATCGCCGCGCGCGCCCAGACCGGCAAGGCCGCGCTGTACCGGCGCTGGTGCAGCAAGCACGATCTGGTGCATGCCGCGCTGGTGTTCGCGCTGCCGCCGGTGCCCGAACCCCGCTCCGGCCGATCGCCCAGGGACGCCCTGCTGACGCTGTTCACCTCGCACCGCGACGTCCTGGCCGGCAAGACGGCTTTTCCCGGCCTGGACACCGTGCATCAGCTGCTGCACGAACCCGAGATGCGGGCCATCTTCGCCGACGCCGTGGTGTGCCCGCGGCTGCAGATTGTCGAATCGATCCTGCAAACCGCGATCGACGCCGGGGAACTCGATCCGGCCACGGTCACTCCGCTGACCGCACGCGTGGGACCGGCATTGATCAACCATCACTTCCTGTTGACCGGCGTACCACCGAACCGGCGCGAGCTGGCGCTGATCGTCGACACCGTGATCCCGCCCCGGGCATCGGCGTCACCGGCCAGTACTTAG
- a CDS encoding ABC transporter family substrate-binding protein — protein MGLTLAACTVSPPPAPQSTDTPHNTPPPPQRVTQIIMGIDSIGAGFNPHLLSDLSPVNAAISALVLPSAFRPVPDPNTPTGSRWELDPTLLVSAEVTNQNPFTVTYKIRPEAQWTDNAPIGADDFWYLWHQMVTQPGVVDPAGYDLITGVQSLEGGKQAVVTFAQPYPAWKELFNDLLPAHIVKDVPGGFAAGLVRSLTVTGGQFRVENIDPQRDEILIARNDRYWGPPAKPALIQFRRAGAPAALADSVRNGDTQVAQVHGGSASFAQLSAIPDVRTARIMSPRVMQLTLRANQPKLADTQVRKGILGLLDVDLLAAVGAGSDNTISLDQAQIRAPSDPGYVPTAPPAMTKQAALALFSAAGYQVENSVPAPDTTPPPTTGPPEVIRGRISKDGKQLSLVIGVAANDATSVAVANTAADQLRNVGIAASVLALDPVTLYRDALNNNQVDAIVGWHQAGGNLATLLASRYGCPALESTAVPTATTPPTTTPVVSTSPAPPASTAPTAPSRPPDPGALVQAPSNLTGICDRSIQSNIDAALDGTKSINDVITAVEPRLWNMSTVLPILQDTTIVGAGPSVQNVSLSGAVPVGIVGDAGQWVKTGP, from the coding sequence ATGGGCCTGACCCTGGCGGCCTGCACCGTGAGCCCGCCGCCGGCGCCGCAAAGCACCGATACGCCGCACAACACACCGCCGCCCCCGCAGCGGGTCACCCAGATCATCATGGGCATCGACTCGATCGGCGCCGGATTCAACCCGCATCTACTCTCCGACCTGTCACCGGTCAATGCGGCGATCAGCGCGCTGGTGTTGCCGAGCGCATTCCGGCCGGTGCCCGACCCCAACACACCGACGGGTTCGCGGTGGGAGCTGGACCCGACCCTGCTGGTGTCCGCCGAGGTGACGAACCAGAACCCGTTCACGGTCACCTACAAGATCCGGCCCGAGGCGCAGTGGACCGACAACGCGCCGATCGGTGCCGACGACTTCTGGTATCTGTGGCATCAAATGGTCACCCAGCCCGGGGTGGTCGATCCGGCCGGCTATGACCTGATCACCGGTGTGCAGTCGCTCGAGGGCGGCAAGCAGGCCGTCGTCACCTTCGCGCAGCCCTACCCTGCGTGGAAGGAACTGTTCAACGATCTGCTGCCGGCGCACATCGTCAAGGACGTACCGGGCGGTTTCGCCGCCGGACTGGTCCGGTCGCTGACGGTTACCGGCGGCCAGTTCCGGGTGGAGAACATCGACCCGCAGCGCGACGAGATCTTGATCGCCCGCAACGACCGCTATTGGGGGCCGCCCGCCAAACCCGCGCTGATCCAGTTCCGGCGGGCCGGAGCGCCTGCGGCACTGGCGGATTCGGTGCGCAACGGCGACACCCAGGTGGCCCAGGTGCACGGCGGCTCCGCGTCGTTCGCTCAGCTGTCGGCCATCCCCGACGTGCGGACCGCCCGGATCATGAGCCCGCGCGTCATGCAGCTCACGCTGCGCGCCAACCAGCCCAAGCTGGCCGATACCCAGGTCCGCAAGGGGATTCTGGGATTGCTCGACGTCGATCTACTTGCCGCCGTGGGCGCCGGCAGCGACAACACCATCTCGCTGGACCAAGCCCAGATCCGGGCGCCCAGCGACCCCGGCTATGTACCGACCGCACCGCCCGCGATGACCAAACAGGCTGCGCTGGCATTGTTTTCGGCTGCCGGGTACCAGGTGGAGAACAGCGTGCCCGCACCCGATACCACCCCGCCCCCGACCACCGGACCGCCGGAGGTCATCCGCGGCCGGATCAGCAAGGACGGCAAGCAGCTGTCGCTGGTGATCGGGGTGGCGGCCAACGACGCGACCTCGGTGGCCGTGGCCAACACCGCCGCCGACCAACTGCGCAACGTCGGCATCGCCGCGTCGGTGTTGGCGCTGGATCCGGTGACCCTGTATCGCGACGCGCTGAACAACAACCAGGTGGACGCGATCGTCGGGTGGCACCAGGCCGGTGGAAACCTGGCGACGCTGCTGGCGTCGCGCTACGGCTGCCCCGCTTTGGAGTCGACGGCGGTACCGACCGCGACCACGCCGCCGACGACCACACCCGTCGTCTCGACCTCACCGGCGCCGCCGGCCAGCACCGCGCCTACGGCCCCGAGTCGTCCACCCGACCCCGGCGCGCTGGTGCAGGCGCCGTCGAACCTGACCGGGATCTGCGACCGCAGCATCCAATCCAACATCGACGCCGCCCTCGACGGCACCAAGAGCATCAACGATGTGATCACCGCGGTCGAGCCGCGGCTGTGGAACATGTCGACGGTGTTGCCGATCCTGCAGGACACCACGATCGTCGGGGCGGGCCCGAGCGTGCAGAACGTCAGCCTCTCCGGAGCCGTGCCGGTCGGGATCGTCGGCGACGCCGGGCAATGGGTGAAAACCGGGCCCTAA
- the typA gene encoding translational GTPase TypA, which produces MPFRNVAIVAHVDHGKTTLVDAMLRQSGALTHRGDDAVERLMDSGDLEKEKGITILAKNTAVHRKHADGSTTVINVIDTPGHADFGGEVERGLSMVDGVLLLVDASEGPLPQTRFVLRKALAAHLPVILVVNKTDRPDARIAEVVSDSHDLLLDVASDLDDEAQKAAEAALGLPTLYASGRAGIASTTEPANGENPEGTNLDPLFDVLLDHIPPPQGDPDAPLQALVTNLDASAFLGRLALIRIYKGRIRKGQQVAWMREVDGHPVISTAKITELLVTEGVERTSTEEAVAGDIVAVAGLPEIMIGDTLADPDHAHALPRIHVDEPAISVTIGTNTSPLAGKVSGHKLTARMVRARLDQELVGNVSIRVVDIGRPDAWEVQGRGELALAVLVEQMRREGFELTVGKPQVVTRTIDGKLHEPFEAMTIDCPEEFVGAITQLMAGRRGRMEEMTNHAAGWVRMDFIVPSRGLIGFRTDFLTITRGTGIANAVFDGYRPWAGEIRARHTGSLVSDRSGTITPFAMIQLADRGQFFVEPGQDTYEGMVVGINPRAEDLDINITREKKLTNMRSSTADVIETLARPLELDLEQAMEFCAADECVEVTPEIVRVRKVELDATSRARSKARAKARG; this is translated from the coding sequence GTGCCATTCCGCAACGTCGCCATCGTCGCCCACGTCGACCACGGCAAGACCACCCTCGTCGATGCGATGCTCCGGCAGTCCGGCGCGCTGACACATCGAGGGGACGACGCGGTCGAGCGCCTGATGGACTCCGGGGATCTGGAGAAGGAAAAGGGCATCACGATCCTGGCCAAGAACACGGCCGTGCATCGCAAGCATGCGGACGGATCGACGACCGTCATCAACGTCATCGACACCCCGGGCCACGCCGACTTTGGGGGCGAGGTCGAACGCGGGCTGTCCATGGTCGACGGCGTGCTACTGCTGGTCGACGCCTCCGAGGGGCCGCTGCCGCAGACCAGATTCGTGCTGCGCAAGGCACTGGCCGCGCACCTGCCGGTGATTTTGGTCGTCAACAAGACCGATAGGCCCGACGCCCGCATCGCCGAGGTCGTGTCCGACAGCCATGACCTGCTGCTCGATGTCGCCTCCGACCTTGACGACGAGGCGCAGAAGGCCGCAGAGGCCGCGCTCGGACTGCCGACGCTGTACGCGTCGGGGCGCGCGGGTATCGCCAGCACCACCGAACCTGCCAACGGCGAGAACCCCGAGGGCACCAACCTCGACCCACTCTTCGACGTGCTGCTCGACCACATCCCGCCGCCGCAGGGCGACCCGGACGCTCCGCTGCAGGCGCTCGTCACCAACCTCGACGCGTCGGCTTTCCTCGGCCGCTTGGCGCTGATCCGCATCTACAAGGGCCGGATCCGCAAGGGCCAGCAGGTCGCCTGGATGCGGGAGGTCGACGGCCATCCCGTCATCTCCACCGCGAAGATCACCGAACTGCTCGTCACCGAAGGCGTCGAGCGGACCTCGACCGAGGAAGCCGTCGCCGGGGACATCGTGGCCGTCGCCGGGCTGCCCGAGATCATGATCGGCGACACGCTGGCCGATCCCGACCACGCGCACGCGCTGCCGCGCATTCACGTCGACGAGCCGGCGATCTCGGTGACGATCGGCACCAACACCTCGCCGCTGGCCGGCAAGGTGTCCGGGCATAAGCTGACCGCCCGCATGGTCCGCGCCCGGCTCGACCAAGAGCTGGTCGGCAACGTGTCGATCCGGGTGGTCGACATCGGCCGGCCCGACGCCTGGGAGGTGCAGGGCCGCGGCGAGCTCGCCCTGGCCGTGCTGGTCGAACAGATGCGCCGGGAGGGCTTCGAGCTGACGGTCGGCAAGCCGCAGGTGGTTACCCGCACGATCGACGGCAAGCTGCACGAGCCGTTCGAGGCGATGACGATCGACTGCCCCGAGGAATTCGTTGGCGCCATCACCCAATTGATGGCCGGCCGCAGGGGCCGCATGGAGGAGATGACCAACCACGCGGCGGGCTGGGTTCGGATGGACTTCATCGTGCCCAGCCGCGGCTTGATCGGGTTCCGCACCGACTTCCTCACCATCACCCGCGGCACCGGCATCGCCAACGCGGTGTTCGACGGCTATCGGCCCTGGGCGGGGGAGATCCGGGCCCGCCACACCGGCTCGCTGGTGTCGGACCGGTCCGGCACCATCACGCCGTTCGCCATGATTCAGCTCGCCGACCGCGGCCAGTTCTTCGTCGAGCCCGGGCAGGACACCTACGAGGGCATGGTCGTCGGAATCAACCCGCGCGCAGAGGATCTCGACATCAACATCACGCGGGAAAAGAAGCTCACCAACATGCGGTCCTCGACCGCCGACGTCATCGAGACGCTGGCCCGTCCGCTGGAACTCGACCTGGAGCAAGCCATGGAGTTCTGCGCGGCCGATGAGTGCGTCGAGGTGACTCCGGAGATCGTGCGGGTACGCAAGGTCGAGCTGGACGCCACCTCGCGGGCACGCAGCAAGGCGCGGGCGAAGGCTCGGGGCTAG
- a CDS encoding (deoxy)nucleoside triphosphate pyrophosphohydrolase, giving the protein MPTQIVVAGAVIRGSALLVAQRVRPPELAGRWELPGGKVAPGETEPQALARELAEELGLDVADVVVGDRLGDDISLNGSTTLRAYLVRLAGGEPHPHDHRALRWVTAAELAEVDWVPADRGWLTDLASIL; this is encoded by the coding sequence ATGCCGACCCAGATCGTCGTCGCCGGAGCCGTCATCCGTGGCTCCGCGCTGCTGGTCGCCCAACGCGTCCGGCCACCGGAGTTAGCCGGTCGATGGGAACTTCCCGGTGGCAAGGTCGCGCCCGGGGAGACCGAGCCGCAAGCTTTGGCCCGCGAACTGGCCGAGGAACTCGGCCTCGACGTTGCCGACGTGGTGGTGGGGGATCGACTTGGCGACGACATTTCGCTGAACGGCTCGACGACGCTGCGGGCCTACCTGGTGCGCCTGGCCGGCGGCGAACCGCACCCGCATGACCACCGGGCGCTGCGCTGGGTCACGGCAGCCGAACTGGCCGAGGTCGACTGGGTGCCCGCCGATCGCGGATGGCTAACCGACCTGGCCAGCATCCTCTGA
- a CDS encoding TIGR03619 family F420-dependent LLM class oxidoreductase, producing the protein MASIQLSMGIPSFAAEEPANWEHLTDWARVLESAGFDRLLVSEHIAFGMNMDAYADPGVGGTAGGRQPTGPDGPWLEPLTVLTYLAARTERIRLGTNILLAALRPAAVLAKTVATLDVLSGGRVDLGVGVGWQREEYDVAGVDFDRRGAILDQTLEVCTRLWRENEVSYASPELTFDRIHQMPKPLQPGGVPIWVSGTVNRAVARRLARFGKYWIPWGQDARDLADGIGRMRAAVEGAGGDPHGFGVTGSLRVKANADDGPDLAAVAADAAALANAGVTDLRLTHWPLRLGKRETDLRAFVEAVRGAVAG; encoded by the coding sequence ATGGCCTCCATACAGCTGTCGATGGGAATCCCCTCCTTCGCCGCCGAGGAGCCGGCGAACTGGGAGCACCTCACTGACTGGGCGCGCGTGCTGGAGAGCGCCGGGTTCGATCGCTTGCTGGTCTCCGAGCACATCGCCTTCGGCATGAACATGGACGCCTACGCGGATCCCGGCGTGGGGGGAACGGCCGGCGGCCGCCAGCCCACCGGGCCGGACGGACCCTGGCTGGAACCGCTCACCGTGCTGACCTACCTCGCGGCCCGCACCGAACGCATCCGGTTGGGTACCAACATCCTGCTCGCTGCGCTGCGTCCCGCCGCCGTTCTCGCGAAAACCGTTGCGACACTGGATGTTCTTTCGGGCGGCCGCGTCGATCTCGGGGTGGGCGTCGGCTGGCAGCGCGAGGAATACGACGTAGCAGGAGTGGATTTCGACCGGCGCGGGGCGATCCTGGACCAGACGCTCGAGGTGTGCACGCGGTTGTGGCGGGAGAACGAGGTCAGCTACGCGTCGCCGGAGTTGACCTTCGATCGGATCCACCAGATGCCCAAACCGCTGCAGCCGGGCGGCGTGCCGATCTGGGTGAGTGGGACGGTCAATCGTGCCGTCGCCCGCCGGCTCGCGCGGTTCGGAAAGTATTGGATCCCTTGGGGTCAGGACGCCCGCGACCTCGCCGACGGAATCGGGCGGATGCGCGCGGCGGTGGAAGGTGCTGGGGGTGACCCGCACGGCTTCGGCGTCACCGGCTCGCTTCGGGTCAAGGCGAACGCCGACGACGGACCGGATCTCGCCGCCGTCGCCGCCGATGCGGCCGCGCTCGCGAACGCTGGCGTCACGGACTTAAGGCTCACGCACTGGCCACTGCGGCTGGGAAAGCGGGAAACCGACCTGCGTGCATTCGTCGAAGCGGTGCGGGGCGCAGTGGCGGGCTGA
- a CDS encoding cyclopropane mycolic acid synthase family methyltransferase yields MTENLTPHFEDVQAHYDLSDDFFRLFLDPTMTYSCAYFDRLRPISLEEAQIRKMDLSLGKLGLRPGMTLLDVGCGWGATSRRAIEKYDVNVIGLTLSEHQAAHVQKSFDAMDTPRSRRVLLRGWEQFDESADRIVSIGAFEHFGYDRYDDFFAMAYRTLPGDGVMLLHTITMLTAQQIVERGLPMTEEQTSFNDFIAREIFPGGQLPAVEMVEFHASKMGFNLARRQSLRLHYARTLDHWAVALAERHDDAVRIQSEEVYQRYMRYLTGCAEAFRDGYIDVNQFTLRK; encoded by the coding sequence ATGACAGAGAATCTGACGCCGCACTTCGAAGACGTCCAGGCCCATTACGATTTGTCGGATGACTTCTTCCGGCTGTTCCTCGATCCCACGATGACGTACAGCTGCGCCTACTTCGACCGCCTGCGGCCCATCAGCCTGGAAGAGGCACAGATCCGCAAGATGGACCTGTCGCTGGGCAAGCTCGGCCTGCGGCCCGGCATGACGTTGTTGGACGTCGGCTGCGGCTGGGGCGCCACGTCGCGCCGCGCGATCGAGAAGTACGACGTGAACGTCATCGGTCTGACGTTGTCCGAACACCAAGCCGCCCATGTCCAGAAATCGTTCGACGCGATGGACACCCCACGCAGCAGGCGGGTGCTGTTGCGGGGCTGGGAACAATTCGACGAGTCCGCCGACCGGATCGTCTCCATCGGTGCGTTCGAGCACTTCGGCTACGACCGCTACGACGATTTCTTCGCGATGGCCTACCGCACCCTGCCCGGCGACGGGGTGATGCTGCTGCACACGATCACCATGCTGACCGCGCAGCAGATCGTCGAACGCGGCCTGCCGATGACCGAGGAGCAGACCAGCTTCAACGACTTCATCGCCCGCGAGATCTTCCCGGGGGGCCAGTTGCCCGCGGTCGAAATGGTGGAGTTCCACGCCTCGAAGATGGGATTCAACCTGGCCCGCCGCCAGTCACTGCGACTGCACTACGCCCGGACGCTGGACCATTGGGCCGTCGCACTGGCCGAACGCCATGACGACGCGGTCAGGATCCAGTCCGAAGAGGTATATCAGCGCTATATGCGGTATCTGACCGGGTGCGCCGAGGCGTTCCGGGACGGCTACATCGACGTCAACCAATTCACCCTACGTAAGTGA
- a CDS encoding 4a-hydroxytetrahydrobiopterin dehydratase: MAVLTDEQVDAALPDLDGWERADGALRRSIKFGSFLDGIDAVRRVGEHAESKNHHPDIDIRWRTVTFALVTHSEGGITRNDVEMARDINRIVGG, translated from the coding sequence GTGGCCGTATTAACGGATGAACAGGTGGATGCCGCGCTGCCCGACCTCGACGGTTGGGAACGTGCTGACGGGGCATTGCGCCGCTCGATCAAGTTTGGAAGTTTCCTGGACGGCATCGACGCGGTGCGCCGGGTCGGCGAGCACGCCGAAAGTAAAAACCATCACCCGGATATCGATATCCGTTGGCGGACAGTGACTTTCGCCCTTGTCACACACTCTGAGGGCGGGATCACCCGCAACGACGTCGAGATGGCGCGCGATATCAACCGGATCGTCGGCGGCTAG